The following are encoded in a window of Actinomycetes bacterium genomic DNA:
- a CDS encoding carboxymuconolactone decarboxylase family protein, with amino-acid sequence MPLESLDPAMREELARCAQFGTPRPESQAVRAHVPAVFWSFAHSWQDVFRNGVCDHEVKELCRVYVSRTVKCEFCGNQRSVQAAEKGLTEGNYDQLLNFERSDAYDERQKAALAYAEAITWRLDPDEAFWHRMHRHFTEPELVELGYFIAITMGQQSWLRLLNIDHHQVLAGGAASLAPGVETPERLAETRQAADYWAKP; translated from the coding sequence GTGCCGCTGGAGTCGCTGGACCCTGCCATGAGAGAGGAGTTGGCGCGCTGCGCTCAGTTCGGCACACCGCGACCGGAGAGCCAGGCGGTGCGGGCGCACGTCCCTGCCGTGTTCTGGTCCTTCGCGCACTCCTGGCAGGACGTCTTCCGCAATGGTGTCTGCGACCATGAGGTCAAGGAGCTGTGCCGGGTCTACGTGTCTCGTACCGTCAAGTGCGAGTTCTGCGGCAACCAGCGCTCGGTCCAAGCCGCCGAGAAGGGCCTCACCGAAGGCAATTACGACCAGCTGCTCAACTTCGAGAGGTCTGACGCGTACGACGAACGCCAGAAGGCAGCCCTGGCGTACGCAGAGGCGATCACCTGGCGGCTGGATCCGGACGAGGCGTTCTGGCATCGGATGCATCGCCACTTCACCGAGCCGGAGCTCGTCGAGCTTGGATACTTCATCGCGATCACCATGGGTCAGCAGAGCTGGTTGCGCCTGCTCAACATCGACCACCACCAAGTCCTCGCAGGAGGAGCAGCCTCACTCGCGCCCGGAGTCGAGACCCCCGAACGGCTCGCCGAAACTCGGCAGGCGGCGGACTACTGGGCCAAGCCCTGA
- a CDS encoding NAD(P)/FAD-dependent oxidoreductase: protein MARNVADVVVIGGGHNSLIAAAYLAKAGVEVVVLEERHLIGGNTVTEELTLPGFRHDTCSSAHVLIQSNPAIREGELDLSSYGLHYVWTDPAVVLPFTDGSSFVVHRDAERTAEEIAKWSDADAQAFLELLADWREGLGSAHIRWNEGDLDPGRSDADARYLTIRTGSALDTLRARFSHPKTLDAMAWLSFATIQRIDRAGTGILPFSIAAGRIAYGWATPLGGSGELPNALARMIEDHGGTVIVGQAVEHILVEHGRASGVRTADGQVWAARRAVLSSAHLTHLPGMLAGTPSAATSVAAASAAWRPGLSLFAVHLALREQVRYSTDRGPLESVAGGLGSVDGSLSQYQLFDRGQWDARDPWLLVVCSTIVDPSRAPDGQGTCKFLTVAPYTLSDGRDWETEKHEFARALLERATRRIDGLADAEVLAVVPESPRDLERLNRHNVGGSCHGGEIVGSDGEVLMGWPSHRLPVPGLYLTGSTSHPGGSVAGRAGRRAAQVLLSDLGIDPATVMAIR from the coding sequence ATGGCCCGCAATGTTGCCGATGTCGTGGTGATCGGCGGAGGTCACAACAGCCTCATCGCCGCTGCCTACCTGGCCAAGGCAGGAGTTGAAGTCGTCGTCTTGGAGGAGCGCCACCTCATCGGCGGGAACACCGTGACCGAGGAGCTCACGCTCCCCGGGTTCCGTCATGACACGTGTTCCAGCGCCCATGTGCTGATCCAGTCGAACCCTGCGATCCGCGAGGGCGAGCTCGACCTGAGCTCGTATGGACTCCACTACGTCTGGACGGACCCAGCCGTGGTCCTGCCCTTCACGGATGGGTCAAGCTTCGTGGTCCATCGGGATGCGGAACGAACCGCGGAGGAGATCGCAAAGTGGAGCGACGCCGACGCGCAGGCGTTCCTCGAGCTCCTGGCCGACTGGAGGGAGGGCCTCGGCAGCGCGCACATCCGCTGGAACGAGGGTGACCTCGACCCCGGTCGCTCGGATGCAGATGCGCGCTACTTGACGATCCGGACCGGTTCAGCGTTGGACACGCTCCGGGCGCGCTTCAGCCACCCGAAGACTCTCGACGCGATGGCTTGGTTGTCGTTCGCGACCATCCAGCGCATCGACCGGGCCGGTACGGGAATCCTGCCCTTCTCGATCGCCGCGGGCCGGATCGCCTACGGCTGGGCCACGCCACTCGGTGGGTCCGGGGAGCTTCCGAACGCGCTGGCCCGGATGATCGAGGACCACGGAGGCACTGTGATAGTCGGTCAGGCAGTGGAGCACATCCTGGTCGAGCACGGCCGGGCAAGTGGCGTACGAACTGCGGACGGGCAGGTGTGGGCGGCCCGACGCGCGGTGCTCTCCAGCGCCCACCTGACCCACCTGCCGGGCATGCTCGCCGGCACACCATCCGCTGCTACGTCAGTGGCCGCGGCCAGCGCTGCATGGCGTCCGGGCCTGAGCCTGTTCGCGGTCCATCTGGCCCTCCGAGAACAGGTCAGGTACTCGACCGACCGAGGACCGCTCGAGTCGGTGGCCGGTGGCCTCGGGTCCGTGGACGGCAGCCTCTCCCAGTACCAGCTCTTCGATCGAGGGCAATGGGATGCGCGCGATCCCTGGCTGCTCGTCGTCTGCTCGACGATCGTCGATCCGAGCCGTGCACCCGATGGTCAGGGCACGTGCAAGTTCCTCACCGTCGCCCCCTACACGTTGTCGGACGGCCGCGACTGGGAGACCGAGAAGCACGAATTCGCCAGAGCTCTGCTGGAGCGCGCCACACGGCGGATCGATGGGCTAGCCGACGCGGAGGTCCTGGCGGTCGTTCCCGAGAGCCCGCGCGACCTCGAACGGCTGAACCGGCACAACGTCGGGGGCTCCTGCCACGGCGGCGAGATCGTTGGATCGGACGGCGAGGTCCTCATGGGCTGGCCCTCTCACCGCCTCCCAGTGCCCGGGCTTTACCTGACCGGGTCGACGTCCCATCCCGGTGGTTCAGTGGCTGGCCGGGCTGGCCGCCGCGCAGCCCAGGTGCTGCTCTCCGACCTCGGCATCGACCCGGCCACGGTGATGGCGATCCGCTAG